The window ACAATTGGCCTTCTTATTGatttccctcttctcttccactCACCTCTCTTctacccccctcttctcccccttctaatttccccctcttcatcctcctctccttcgccCTCATCTCACCAACTCTTCTGTTTTttatctcctcttccctcccatgtttctcctctcatccttttctcctctcctcatccccctctcctctcctctgtctagaTCTCCAGCCTGCTGTAAGACATGTCGTTGGCAGAGCCAGCAGAGTTGCTGCTGATAAGGGACCAGTATGACCTTGCGTTGGAGTGTCTCACCAGGGGCCTGGCGGCTGACCAGGCAGGACAGGGGCCCCAGGCCCTGGAGCTGTACAGGAGGGGCCGGCAGCACCTAACCCTGGGCCTGGAGGTCCCTACCAGGGGGCCACAGAACCAGGGAGCCCCCTGGGACACGGCCAGGCAGTTGCAGCAGAAGATGAGGGAGACTCTGACTAACATCAGCACCCGACTAGCTAACATGGAGACCGCAGGGGTGGGGACAGCGGGCCAGGGAGGCCCGGCGTTGGTGGATCTAGTGGATCTCTCTGCCCAGTGCCTCTACCCCACCCTGGGGCCTCTACCCCACCCTCTGCCCAGTGCCtctaccccaccccacccccaccctaTGCAGCCGCCTGGTTCCTCCaaccccctcctccatctctaccccACACTGCCACCCGGGGCTACCCCAACAGACAGCCTCTCTGCCGGGGCTACAGGCAGCACCATGGCCCCCTCCCTGCCCATCCTCCCTGCCCTGCCCTTGGGACTCCCAGGAGAGCAGCCCCCAGCCTACACCCCACAGCCCACCGACGGGCACCACAGCCTGGCTTATAGCCCAGCCGGAGGAGGGGGTCTGGGGGGGCAGAGGGTTGGGGGACCTCCACAGCCTGAGGGAGGGGTAGGGGGGGACGGAGAGGAGCTTCTGTTCCTCCCTCGGGGGGTGCAGATGTTTTTCGTGTCGTCGGATGGCCAGGTGAGCGCCCCGTCGTACCCGGGTTATCTACGCATCGTCAGGTTCAGCAGCCAGCTCAACGACAAGGCCAACGGAGGAGTGTCAGTCTTCCTACACGTAAGGAAACAactgggggggtgtgtgtgtatgagagagagtgtgagggtgggtgttggcttgtgtgtgtgtgtaccaatagaatatagtatattgTCTCCAACACACCTATCGTATTACCAGGTGCATGGAGAGTAACTGCATAATGAATTGAAAATAAACTCCTGTTTGTAAAAGAACAGTAGAGAAAGGTTTGAGGGTGACTGTGGTTGTGGCAGCTGAGGTAGTTTCATCCAACTGTTTTGGTAcgttgtgccctactgaacatgcCCCAGATCTCTATCTCCAGATAAGATCTGTTGTTTACAGATGAAGTTGTTTCCCCTTGTCTCAGAACTATCACCATCACAGATCATATCTTATTCCAGACGAGTGAGACTAACTTGAGTGTAGCCAAATCTCTTAGTCCAGGATTAGTGAGACGGATGGCAGATGCCGTAGATCGATACCGTGTCAACCCACTGCTCAAGCATTTCGTACACAGACAGAGGTGGGATTGGTCTACCATAGTTTTATTGTCATGTGTTGTTTTACAAGCCATAGCAGTATAGCATCCCACGAGCAAATGAGTgataagggccttgctcaagggcacgtcaacaTATTCTCCACCTTGTCTACTTGGGTATTAGAACCCaagacctttcagttactggcccaaccctctaaccgctaggcaacCTGCCGTCCGTATTCTCTTTGTTTGGTGTTGCTATGACCACGAAGAATTCCCAGACCTAAATGGAATTCTAGAATTCTCTCCCAGTGGTGAGGTCACAATGGATTCCTCTCCATTAG is drawn from Salvelinus sp. IW2-2015 unplaced genomic scaffold, ASM291031v2 Un_scaffold2057, whole genome shotgun sequence and contains these coding sequences:
- the sparta gene encoding spartin a, encoding MSLAEPAELLLIRDQYDLALECLTRGLAADQAGQGPQALELYRRGRQHLTLGLEVPTRGPQNQGAPWDTARQLQQKMRETLTNISTRLANMETAGVGTAGQGGPALVDLVDLSAQCLYPTLGPLPHPLPSASTPPHPHPMQPPGSSNPLLHLYPTLPPGATPTDSLSAGATGSTMAPSLPILPALPLGLPGEQPPAYTPQPTDGHHSLAYSPAGGGGLGGQRVGGPPQPEGGVGGDGEELLFLPRGVQMFFVSSDGQVSAPSYPGYLRIVRFSSQLNDKANGGVSVFLHVCDWLYPLTPDTPVLLSTSGIFMFPNTMAGIPGSYVGVVLSSELPAADRHAFQDLYGDDVSKAMDTGIQSVINVGVAAFNVDNLGIKGVLKTAGKQTAKAVVKEPNNTTQVTVGDHNHTVNGGPAEKEMWERKKDEEEKK